In Halovivax gelatinilyticus, the following are encoded in one genomic region:
- a CDS encoding oligosaccharyl transferase, archaeosortase A system-associated, with the protein MSGETAEATALQVDDVYAFVERYGHLVLVGLLMVFMLWVRLLNYGVFRRDDGSVTFTAIDSWYHWRATDWMVENYPRSMPFEVYTGFPTGNYVGQFGTLFDHIVVTVAMVIGLGDPSQSDVQMAALIVVPILAVLVAIPVYLIAKKVAGGSRVAGLVAVIFLALSPGEFLRRSTAGQFQHHVAEVLFMAVALLAIIVALRVAEREKPIWELVEAREWEPLKEPATYSALAGVALCLYLWTWPPAVMFVAILGVFFAVHLCIEFLRGVSPDHVAFVGVISMVVPTLFMLVMLDVFTFTSETSFGLLQPTVSALVAIGCLFMAWLAREWDARDIERTYYPGAIVGIALGGLLVLWVAVPDLYSTLVGNFTSRIMPIGPSETGLTVQEVQPPDEFVARATREFGMGLYLFIIGLVLLVARPVMGERFRAEHTLVVVWSLFLLSMAMTQVRFWYYFVLPIAIVSGYTIGVAVDLIDVRLTDRVSDVGAYQVLAIVLVLTVLFVPFAPMVNDVNAINVGEQAGPSHDSILWEDANEFMAENTPEPGNLYGAGHDDELDYYERYSYPDDGNFEYPEGAYGVMSWWDYGHLITTQAERIPHSNPFQQHARSSSAYLQAPDEATANGVLDLIATGEDPRLDDTGGLTQEPPESVEGGDQMPYVMIDYKMVGSKFGAISQWTGPDPEVYSSPKPIDIGIEDQEETFVAANDEFYDTQVASLYLEDADGMENYRLVHETDRFAMVAGVATQQGGVPFWGTDLGIGWDEAAQHEPVIDQHRDEGMLYGGEYYEPHLASAVKTFERVEGATLDGQFDGIDVENATVEASLELETEPGRTFVYTQQAEIADDGGFSVTVPYATEETLGPEDGFTESTVTANGSYQVIVQDGETFYSSEVDVPEPAIYDGDEITVSDFEEIDFDDLIDDGADNATDENGDAGGDDDENGDADNGGENGDGNDADGADTNDE; encoded by the coding sequence ATGAGTGGAGAGACCGCTGAGGCGACGGCCCTCCAGGTCGACGACGTCTACGCGTTCGTAGAACGCTACGGACACCTCGTCCTGGTTGGACTGTTGATGGTGTTCATGTTGTGGGTTCGGTTACTCAACTACGGGGTTTTCCGTCGTGACGACGGCTCTGTCACGTTCACGGCAATCGACTCGTGGTATCACTGGCGAGCGACCGACTGGATGGTAGAAAACTATCCTCGATCGATGCCGTTCGAGGTGTACACCGGCTTTCCGACGGGTAACTACGTCGGTCAGTTCGGCACGCTCTTCGACCACATCGTTGTCACCGTCGCGATGGTCATCGGCCTCGGCGACCCCTCCCAGAGCGACGTGCAGATGGCCGCACTCATCGTGGTTCCGATTCTCGCCGTCCTCGTCGCGATCCCGGTCTACCTGATCGCAAAGAAGGTCGCCGGTGGCAGCCGCGTCGCCGGACTCGTCGCCGTCATCTTTCTCGCCCTCTCACCGGGCGAGTTTCTCAGACGGTCGACCGCAGGTCAGTTCCAGCATCACGTCGCCGAGGTGCTGTTCATGGCGGTCGCCCTGCTCGCGATCATCGTCGCCCTTCGCGTCGCCGAACGAGAGAAGCCGATCTGGGAACTCGTCGAAGCCAGGGAGTGGGAGCCGCTAAAAGAGCCGGCCACGTACAGCGCACTCGCCGGCGTCGCACTCTGTCTCTATCTCTGGACCTGGCCACCGGCGGTCATGTTCGTCGCCATCCTCGGCGTGTTCTTCGCCGTCCACCTCTGCATCGAATTCCTTCGCGGCGTGTCGCCGGATCACGTCGCGTTCGTCGGCGTGATCAGCATGGTCGTCCCCACGCTCTTCATGCTCGTCATGCTCGACGTCTTTACGTTTACGAGCGAGACTTCCTTCGGACTCCTCCAACCGACCGTCTCCGCGCTCGTTGCGATCGGCTGTCTCTTCATGGCCTGGCTCGCACGCGAGTGGGACGCCAGGGACATCGAACGAACGTACTATCCGGGTGCGATCGTCGGCATCGCCCTCGGGGGTCTGCTCGTCCTCTGGGTCGCCGTTCCGGATCTCTACTCGACGCTCGTCGGAAACTTCACCTCGCGAATCATGCCGATCGGACCGTCCGAGACCGGCCTGACCGTCCAGGAGGTCCAGCCGCCGGATGAGTTCGTTGCGCGCGCGACTCGGGAGTTCGGGATGGGACTGTACCTCTTCATCATCGGACTCGTCTTGCTCGTCGCCCGTCCGGTCATGGGCGAGCGATTCCGCGCCGAACACACGCTCGTCGTCGTCTGGAGTCTGTTCTTGCTCAGCATGGCGATGACGCAGGTGCGATTCTGGTACTACTTCGTCCTCCCGATCGCGATCGTCTCCGGTTACACGATCGGCGTCGCCGTCGACCTGATCGATGTTCGACTCACCGACCGCGTCTCTGACGTCGGCGCCTACCAGGTGCTCGCGATCGTTCTCGTGCTGACGGTTCTGTTCGTCCCGTTCGCCCCGATGGTCAACGACGTCAACGCGATCAACGTCGGCGAGCAAGCCGGCCCGAGCCACGACTCGATCCTCTGGGAGGACGCTAACGAGTTCATGGCCGAGAACACGCCCGAACCCGGAAACCTCTACGGGGCCGGTCACGACGACGAACTCGACTACTACGAACGGTATAGCTACCCGGACGATGGAAACTTCGAGTATCCCGAGGGCGCGTACGGGGTGATGTCGTGGTGGGACTACGGCCACCTGATAACCACCCAGGCCGAGCGGATTCCACACTCGAATCCGTTCCAGCAACACGCCCGTTCGTCGTCGGCCTACCTGCAGGCGCCCGACGAGGCGACGGCGAACGGCGTTCTCGACCTGATCGCGACGGGTGAGGATCCGCGCCTCGACGACACCGGTGGCCTCACCCAGGAGCCGCCGGAGTCTGTCGAAGGCGGCGACCAGATGCCCTACGTGATGATCGATTACAAGATGGTGGGCTCGAAATTCGGTGCGATTTCACAGTGGACCGGTCCAGATCCGGAGGTCTATTCGTCTCCGAAGCCGATCGACATCGGCATCGAGGACCAAGAAGAGACGTTCGTCGCCGCCAACGACGAGTTCTACGACACCCAGGTCGCCTCGCTTTATCTCGAGGACGCCGACGGGATGGAAAATTACCGGCTGGTCCACGAGACGGACCGGTTCGCGATGGTTGCCGGCGTTGCCACCCAGCAGGGAGGCGTCCCGTTCTGGGGAACTGACCTCGGTATCGGCTGGGACGAAGCCGCCCAGCACGAGCCGGTCATCGATCAGCACCGAGACGAGGGGATGCTCTACGGCGGTGAGTACTACGAACCCCACCTCGCGTCCGCGGTGAAGACCTTCGAGCGAGTCGAGGGGGCGACGCTCGACGGGCAATTCGACGGGATCGACGTCGAAAACGCCACGGTTGAAGCCTCACTCGAACTCGAGACTGAACCAGGTCGAACGTTCGTCTACACTCAGCAAGCCGAGATCGCAGACGACGGTGGGTTCTCGGTGACGGTCCCGTACGCGACCGAGGAGACGCTCGGTCCTGAAGACGGATTCACCGAGTCGACCGTCACGGCGAACGGAAGCTACCAGGTCATCGTCCAGGACGGCGAGACCTTCTACTCGAGCGAAGTCGACGTGCCGGAGCCGGCCATCTACGACGGCGACGAGATCACCGTCTCCGACTTCGAGGAGATCGACTTCGACGACCTCATCGACGATGGGGCCGATAACGCGACGGACGAAAACGGTGACGCAGGCGGAGATGATGACGAGAACGGTGACGCTGACAACGGTGGCGAAAACGGGGATGGAAACGATGCGGACGGTGCCGACACGAACGACGAGTGA
- a CDS encoding DUF368 domain-containing protein: MREGLVVYCKGFAMGAADAVPGVSGATIALIVGIYDRMIRAITAIDPRELREISSRDGRAALWSELLEWDLPFLLALGLGAVSAVVVLANAMAYLTEAHPVPTYAFFTGLIAASAIVLYSEVDVTTPKRVLVAAGGIVLAAAVTGVTATGASHTLPIVFVTGAIAICAMVLPGISGAFFLLVLGQYEYLTGVLSDFTSGVAGLFDGNSVGTLVEPGTVIAVFGAGAVLGLFTMAHAVRVALDRYHTATMTFLVSLMVGALRLPIEEVAVALGESSTGSPSYAILGGSVGAGIVLLADRYAIDRTTVSNPA, encoded by the coding sequence ATGCGCGAGGGGCTTGTCGTTTACTGCAAGGGATTTGCGATGGGTGCCGCAGACGCCGTTCCCGGGGTATCGGGTGCGACGATCGCTCTCATCGTCGGGATTTACGATCGTATGATTCGAGCGATTACGGCGATCGACCCGCGCGAACTTCGAGAGATTTCCAGTCGAGATGGGCGAGCGGCGCTGTGGAGCGAACTTCTCGAGTGGGATCTGCCCTTTCTTCTCGCGCTCGGTCTGGGTGCCGTTTCGGCTGTCGTCGTCCTCGCGAACGCGATGGCGTACCTGACCGAGGCGCATCCGGTCCCAACGTACGCCTTCTTTACCGGGCTTATCGCCGCGAGTGCGATCGTCCTCTATAGCGAGGTCGACGTCACGACGCCAAAGCGCGTTCTGGTCGCGGCCGGTGGGATCGTTCTCGCGGCGGCCGTGACCGGCGTGACGGCGACGGGTGCCAGTCACACGCTCCCGATCGTGTTCGTCACCGGGGCGATTGCGATCTGTGCCATGGTGTTGCCGGGAATATCCGGAGCGTTTTTCCTCCTCGTTCTCGGGCAGTACGAGTACCTGACGGGCGTGCTCTCGGACTTCACGTCGGGCGTGGCCGGTCTCTTCGACGGAAACTCGGTGGGGACGCTCGTCGAGCCAGGGACAGTTATCGCGGTATTCGGTGCCGGAGCCGTTCTCGGACTCTTCACGATGGCCCACGCGGTCCGCGTGGCGCTCGATCGCTACCACACCGCGACGATGACGTTCCTGGTGAGTTTGATGGTCGGGGCGCTCAGACTCCCGATCGAAGAGGTGGCGGTTGCTCTCGGCGAATCGTCGACCGGGTCGCCGTCGTACGCGATTCTCGGCGGATCCGTCGGCGCGGGGATCGTGCTTCTCGCCGATCGGTACGCAATCGATCGAACGACCGTTTCGAACCCGGCCTAA
- a CDS encoding DUF7503 family protein yields MSATDSVKEAVEAHPRLLGFLFAAMVLMSQAGSVAAGATEVGVGP; encoded by the coding sequence ATGTCCGCAACTGACAGCGTCAAAGAAGCCGTTGAAGCGCACCCACGACTGCTCGGATTCCTGTTTGCTGCGATGGTGCTGATGAGCCAGGCTGGTTCCGTCGCTGCCGGTGCCACGGAAGTCGGCGTCGGCCCCTAA